A stretch of the Macadamia integrifolia cultivar HAES 741 unplaced genomic scaffold, SCU_Mint_v3 scaffold671, whole genome shotgun sequence genome encodes the following:
- the LOC122069636 gene encoding rho GDP-dissociation inhibitor 1-like translates to MSAVMGALSGSKAIPFNTTGMKKEEEKSNDNNNNGSEQRKPSEGEEAEKLRRKCSYASNCSTGDEDDGDDDEPENDEDEDEDEDDGDDDDDDDDDAKSKVEKEELDLGPQFSLKEQLDKDKDDESLRRWKEQLLGSVDFSAVGENAEPEVHILSLTILSPDRPDLVLPIPFVPNSKGFAFALKDGSRYRLKFSFVVSNNIVSGLKYTNTVWKTRVRVENTKVMLGTLSPRQEPYMYEMEEEKTPSGMFARGSYYSRTKFVDDDGKCYLDISYSFEIRKDWPLPS, encoded by the exons ATGTCGGCGGTTATGGGAGCTCTCTCTGGCTCCAAGGCCATTCCTTTCAATACTACTGgaatgaagaaggaagaagagaagagcaacgacaacaacaacaatggctCCGAACAAAGGAAACCCTCTGAAGGTGAAGAAGCAGAGAAGCTTAGGAGGAAATGCAGTTATGCTTCTAATTGTTCTACAGGTGACGAAGatgatggagatgatgatgaacCAGAAaacgatgaggatgaggatgaggatgaggatgatggtgatgatgatgatgatgatgatgatgatgccaaGTCTAAAgtagaaaaggaagaattaGACCTCGGTCCCCAATTCTCCCTTAAAGAACAGCTCGACAAAGATAAG GATGATGAGAGCCTGAGGAGATGGAAAGAACAACTTCTTGGAAGTGTTGATTTCTCTGCAGTTGGAG AGAATGCAGAACCCGAAGTACATATTTTGAGCCTCACCATCCTGTCTCCAGACCGTCCAGATCTAGTGTTGCCAATTCCATTTGTTCCCAATTCAAAGGGCTTTGCTTTTGCTCTCAAAGATGGATCTCGTTACCGCCTCAAGTTCTCCTTTGTCGTCTCCAACAACATTGTCTCTGGTCTCAAGTATACTAATACTGTGTGGAAGACTCGGGTGAGAG TCGAAAATACAAAGGTAATGCTGGGAACTTTAAGTCCTCGGCAAGAGCCTTACATGTatgaaatggaagaagaaaaaaccccTTCTGGTATGTTTGCAAGGGGTTCCTACTATTCAAGAACCAAG TTTGTAGATGACGATGGCAAGTGTTATTTGGACATCAGTTACAGTTTCGAAATCCGAAAGGATTGGCCATTGCCTTCTTGA